One region of Cydia fagiglandana chromosome 17, ilCydFagi1.1, whole genome shotgun sequence genomic DNA includes:
- the LOC134672914 gene encoding membrane-bound alkaline phosphatase-like gives MRPSLLALSVSLALVLPARGDRYHPERGARPVAAGGSRAATPDAAERAADYWYSEAFAAIDERLTEPTYDDVATNVIMFLGDGLSVPTLAPARTLAGQRAGRTGEEERLSYEHFPVTGLAKTYCVDKQIPDSACTATAYLCGVKNNYGTLGVTAAVPRYDCAASTDAATHLDSIAAWALADGRSAGIVTTTRVTHASPAGAYAKIAERGWENDGEIRAAGQDPAQCPDIADQLINAHPGNKFQVILGGGRREFRPNTTTDEEGQPGLRWDGRDLVSEWRAQREEAGQWNAYVWNRTELLDAISNPPDYLLGLFEDGHMQYAAEARLAGNDEPTLAEMTEAAIRVLSKNPRGFFLFVESGRIDHAHHDNMPHLALDETLALADAVQRADELLPAASTLLMLTADHSHVMAYNGYSRRGNDILGVSDDIGDDDVPYMTLSYTNGPGYRDHVDGRRADVTSDNTFQAVAWQTHAEVPLESETHGGDDVAVFARGPAQALFTGLYEQSQLPHLMAHAACLGPAAERRDACNGSLTLSASVLALLLSVVAALIH, from the exons ATGCGTCCCTCGCTGCTGGCGCTGTCGGTGTCGCTGGCGCTGGTGCTGCCAGCGCGCGGCGACCGCTACCACCCGGAGCGCGGCGCGCGCCCCGTCGCCGCCGGGGGCTCGCGCGCCGCCACGCCGGACGCGGCCGAACGTGCCGCGGACTACTGGTACTCGGAGGCGTTCGCCGCCATCGACGAGCGGCTTACGGAGCCCACTTATGACGACGTGGCGACAAATGTGATCATGTTCCTGGGCGACGGACTGTCGGTGCCGACGCTGGCGCCGGCGCGCACGCTGGCCGGCCAACGCGCCGGCCGCACCGGCGAGGAGGAGCGACTTTCCTACGAGCACTTTCCTGTCACCGGACTTGCTAAG ACGTACTGCGTGGACAAGCAGATCCCGGACTCGGCGTGCACGGCCACGGCGTACCTGTGCGGCGTGAAGAACAACTACGGCACGCTGGGCGTGACGGCGGCCGTGCCGCGCTACGACTGCGCCGCCTCCACCGACGCCGCCACGCACCTCGACTCCATCGCCGCCTGGGCGCTCGCCGACGGACGCAGCGCCG GCATCGTGACAACAACGCGCGTCACGCACGCATCTCCGGCCGGCGCGTACGCCAAAATCGCCGAACGCGGCTGGGAGAACGACGGCGAGATCCGCGCTGCCGGCCAAGACCCCGCACAGTGCCCCGACATCGCCGACCAGCTTATCAACGCGCATCCTGGCAACAAGTTTCAG GTAATTCTGGGTGGTGGGCGTCGGGAATTCCGACCGAATACTACAACCGATGAGGAGGGCCAACCGGGTCTGCGCTGGGACGGACGCGATTTGGTCTCGGAATGGCGCGCGCAGCGTGAAGAGGCCGGACAATGGAACGCTTATGTCTGGAACCGCACGGAGCTGCTTGATGCCATAAGCAACCCGCCTGACTACCTGCTGGGCTTGTTCGAGGACGGCCACATGCAGTACGCGGCGGAGGCGCGCCTGGCGGGCAACGACGAGCCCACGCTGGCCGAGATGACGGAGGCGGCCATCCGCGTGCTGTCCAAGAACCCGCGCGGCTTCTTCTTGTTCGTAGAGAGCGGGCGCATCGACCACGCCCACCACGACAACATGCCGCACCTGGCACTGGACGAGACGCTGGCGCTGGCCGACGCGGTGCAGCGCGCCGACGAGCTGTTGCCGGCCGCGAGCACACTGCTCATGCTCACGGCGGATCACTCGCACGTCATGGCGTACAACGGCTACTCGCGCCGCGGCAACGACATCCTCGGCGTCTCTGATGATATAGGCGACGATGACGTGCCCTACATGACGCTCTCCTACACCAACGGGCCCGGTTACCGCGACCACGTCGATGGAAGGCGTGCTGATGTTACTAGTGACAATACCTTCC aGGCCGTGGCTTGGCAAACACACGCAGAGGTACCGCTCGAGTCGGAGACGCACGGCGGCGATGACGTGGCGGTGTTCGCGCGCGGGCCGGCGCAGGCGCTGTTCACGGGGCTGTACGAGCAGAGCCAGCTGCCGCACCTCATGGCGCACGCGGCCTGCCTGGGCCCGGCCGCCGAGCGCCGCGACGCCTGCAACGGTTCCCTCACGCTCTCAGCTTCTGTCCTCGCGTTACTACTCTCCGTAGTCGCCGCGCTCATCCATtag